A stretch of the Anaeromyxobacter sp. genome encodes the following:
- a CDS encoding Tar ligand binding domain-containing protein, giving the protein MFGQMKMGTKILAGFGLAVVVLLAVGGVAWSGASGLSTALHDVTDAKLPSALTLGQMQVDMFMVARNVNASLLRRADADMRRAAMEGMKKGLDAMDGSIKAYEEIPHGEEAMRLWAKVKSTQADWHQKAEGVVSAVEARNRLADAGVDKEAPEAKAADQVVWDQFLVVRTALPPFEQALEDLLERTKKDTEASKEAGAAAGSTATTGIVIGIVVGAVLLLALGVFLGKKIGGTVTALVGEAGKLREAVQAGQLGVRGDEGAVEGEFRPIIAGINETMAAVERPVKVTAEYVSRIGKGDIPPKITDRYEGDFNLIKGSLNDCIDAVNALVADASTLAKAGVEGRLATRADASKHQGDFRKVVAGVNDTLDAVIGPLNVAARYVDQISKGQIPEKITASYAGDFNTIKENLNRCVDAVNRLVADAGALAQAGVEGRLATRADASKHEGDFRKIVEGVNRTLDAVIGPLNVAAKYVDEISRGAIPQKITDSYAGDFNTIKNNLNTCIDAVNRLVSDAGTLVDAAVAGRLATRADASKHQGDFKKVVDGVNQTLDAVLAPINESAGVLEKLSNRDLRARVNGTFQGDHAKIKDSVNATAVALHDAMLQVAEAVDQVSSASQQIAASSQAVASGASEQASSLEETSSSLESVLSITKQASDNAQQANTLATTARTAATDGAAAVEQMQGAMGKIKASAESTSQIIKDINDIAFQTNLLALNAAVEAARAGEAGRGFAVVAEEVRSLALRAKEAAMKTEELIRQSVKQAGEGEVTAKHMAGKLTEIVGGISKVSDIVSEIAAAAKEQSSGIDQVNQAVGEMDKVTQQNAASAEQSSSAASELNGQAEELAAMVGAFQLARHSASVVTKRPAVHAGASYQKPRAAAPARKPSAALKGKPMPDAFPMDQADDVRDF; this is encoded by the coding sequence ATGTTCGGACAGATGAAGATGGGCACCAAGATCCTGGCGGGCTTCGGGCTCGCCGTGGTGGTGCTGCTGGCGGTGGGCGGGGTGGCCTGGTCGGGCGCCAGCGGGCTCTCCACCGCCCTGCACGACGTCACCGACGCCAAGCTGCCGAGCGCGCTGACGCTGGGCCAGATGCAGGTCGACATGTTCATGGTGGCCCGCAACGTCAACGCCAGCCTGCTCCGCCGGGCCGACGCAGACATGCGACGCGCCGCCATGGAGGGCATGAAGAAGGGGCTCGACGCGATGGACGGGTCGATCAAGGCCTACGAGGAGATCCCGCACGGCGAGGAGGCCATGCGGCTCTGGGCCAAGGTGAAGAGCACCCAGGCCGACTGGCACCAGAAGGCCGAAGGGGTGGTCTCGGCGGTGGAGGCTCGCAACCGGCTGGCCGACGCCGGCGTGGACAAGGAAGCGCCGGAGGCCAAGGCCGCCGACCAGGTCGTCTGGGACCAGTTCCTGGTGGTCCGCACCGCCCTCCCGCCCTTCGAGCAGGCGCTCGAGGACCTGCTGGAGCGGACCAAGAAGGACACCGAGGCGTCCAAGGAGGCCGGGGCCGCGGCCGGCAGCACCGCCACCACCGGCATCGTGATCGGCATCGTGGTGGGCGCCGTCCTGCTGCTCGCCCTGGGCGTCTTCCTGGGCAAGAAGATCGGCGGCACGGTGACGGCGCTGGTGGGGGAGGCGGGCAAGCTGCGCGAGGCGGTGCAGGCGGGGCAGCTCGGCGTGCGCGGGGACGAGGGCGCGGTGGAGGGGGAGTTCCGGCCCATCATCGCAGGCATCAACGAGACCATGGCGGCGGTGGAGCGGCCGGTGAAGGTCACGGCGGAGTACGTCTCGCGGATCGGCAAGGGGGACATCCCGCCGAAGATCACCGACCGGTACGAGGGCGACTTCAACCTCATCAAGGGCTCGCTGAACGACTGCATCGACGCGGTGAACGCGCTGGTGGCGGACGCGTCCACGCTGGCCAAGGCCGGGGTGGAGGGGCGGCTGGCGACCCGGGCCGACGCCTCGAAGCACCAGGGCGACTTCCGCAAGGTGGTGGCCGGCGTCAACGACACGCTGGACGCGGTCATCGGGCCGCTCAACGTGGCGGCCCGGTACGTGGACCAGATCTCCAAGGGGCAGATCCCGGAGAAGATCACGGCCAGCTACGCCGGCGACTTCAACACCATCAAGGAGAACCTGAACCGGTGCGTGGACGCGGTGAACCGGCTGGTGGCCGACGCCGGCGCGCTGGCCCAGGCCGGGGTGGAGGGGCGGCTGGCCACCCGGGCCGACGCCTCCAAGCACGAGGGGGACTTCCGCAAGATCGTGGAGGGCGTCAACAGGACCCTCGACGCGGTCATCGGGCCGCTCAACGTGGCGGCGAAGTATGTCGACGAGATCTCGCGCGGGGCCATCCCGCAGAAGATCACCGACAGCTACGCCGGTGACTTCAACACCATCAAGAACAACCTCAACACCTGCATCGACGCGGTCAACCGGCTGGTCTCCGACGCCGGCACCCTGGTGGACGCGGCGGTGGCCGGGCGGCTCGCCACCCGCGCGGACGCCTCGAAGCACCAGGGGGACTTCAAGAAGGTGGTGGACGGCGTCAACCAGACGCTGGACGCGGTGCTGGCGCCCATCAACGAGTCGGCCGGCGTGCTGGAGAAGCTCTCCAACCGCGACCTGCGCGCCCGGGTGAACGGCACCTTCCAGGGTGACCACGCCAAGATCAAGGACTCGGTCAACGCCACCGCGGTGGCGCTGCACGACGCCATGCTGCAGGTGGCCGAGGCCGTCGACCAGGTCTCGAGCGCCTCCCAGCAGATCGCCGCCTCGTCGCAGGCGGTGGCCTCCGGCGCCTCGGAGCAGGCCTCCAGCCTCGAGGAGACCAGCTCGTCCCTCGAGTCGGTCCTCTCCATCACCAAGCAGGCCTCCGACAACGCGCAGCAGGCCAACACGCTGGCCACCACGGCCCGCACCGCGGCCACCGACGGCGCGGCGGCGGTGGAGCAGATGCAGGGGGCCATGGGCAAGATCAAGGCCTCCGCGGAGAGCACCTCGCAGATCATCAAGGACATCAACGACATCGCCTTCCAGACCAACCTGCTGGCCCTGAACGCGGCCGTCGAGGCGGCCCGGGCCGGCGAGGCGGGCCGCGGCTTCGCGGTGGTCGCCGAGGAGGTCCGCAGCCTGGCGCTCCGCGCCAAGGAGGCGGCCATGAAGACCGAGGAGCTCATCCGCCAGTCGGTCAAGCAGGCCGGCGAGGGCGAGGTGACGGCCAAGCACATGGCCGGCAAGCTCACCGAGATCGTGGGCGGCATCAGCAAGGTCTCCGACATCGTCTCGGAGATCGCCGCCGCCGCGAAGGAGCAGTCGTCCGGCATCGACCAGGTCAACCAGGCCGTGGGCGAGATGGACAAGGTGACCCAGCAGAACGCCGCCTCGGCCGAGCAGTCCTCCTCCGCGGCCAGCGAGCTGAACGGCCAGGCCGAGGAGCTGGCCGCCATGGTCGGCGCCTTCCAGCTGGCCCGCCACTCGGCCAGCGTGGTCACCAAGCGCCCGGCCGTCCACGCCGGCGCCAGCTACCAGAAGCCGCGCGCCGCCGCCCCGGCCCGCAAGCCCAGCGCGGCGCTCAAGGGCAAGCCCATGCCGGACGCCTTCCCCATGGACCAGGCCGACGACGTCAGGGACTTCTAG
- a CDS encoding alpha/beta hydrolase, which translates to MRAAARLPTLLLPGIDGSGRLFDPLLAAGPRGFAPRVVPLPADRPRSYDEYLELLLEALPRRGSFGLLAESFSGPLAVRLAAARPRGLTALALVATFLDRPLQPWLAPFSPLVGPALFAAPLLPAVVRLLLAGGDAPDAVVAALRAATAAVPAAVLARRAREALVVDVRSLLASTTLPLLYLGPTGDRLLRTDVIDDVLAARPDAETALLDGPHTLLQVRPQACLARLDPFFGGTAGRATGRTVGRTTSRVAGPESKVRSHRA; encoded by the coding sequence GTGAGGGCGGCCGCACGGCTGCCCACCCTGCTCCTCCCGGGCATCGACGGGAGCGGGCGGCTCTTCGACCCGCTGCTGGCGGCGGGGCCGCGCGGCTTCGCCCCCCGGGTGGTGCCGCTGCCGGCCGACCGGCCGCGCTCCTACGACGAGTACCTGGAGCTGCTGCTGGAGGCGTTGCCGCGCCGCGGCTCCTTCGGGCTGCTGGCCGAGTCCTTCTCCGGCCCGCTGGCGGTCCGGCTGGCGGCGGCCCGCCCGCGCGGGCTGACCGCCCTGGCGCTGGTGGCCACCTTCCTCGACCGGCCGCTGCAGCCCTGGCTGGCGCCGTTCTCCCCGCTGGTGGGCCCGGCCCTCTTCGCGGCGCCGCTCCTGCCGGCGGTCGTCCGCCTCCTGCTGGCCGGCGGCGACGCCCCGGACGCGGTGGTGGCGGCGCTGCGGGCGGCGACGGCGGCGGTCCCGGCGGCGGTGCTGGCGCGCCGGGCCCGCGAGGCCCTGGTGGTGGACGTGCGCAGCCTGCTGGCCTCCACCACGCTCCCCCTGCTGTACCTGGGCCCCACCGGCGATCGGCTGCTGCGCACCGACGTGATCGACGACGTGCTGGCGGCCCGCCCGGACGCCGAGACGGCCCTGCTGGACGGGCCGCACACGCTGCTGCAGGTGCGGCCGCAGGCCTGCCTGGCGCGGCTGGACCCGTTCTTCGGCGGGACGGCCGGACGGGCGACTGGGCGGACGGTCGGGCGGACGACGAGCCGGGTGGCGGGCCCGGAATCCAAGGTCCGTTCGCACCGAGCGTAG
- a CDS encoding phosphoribosylaminoimidazolesuccinocarboxamide synthase, translated as MIPDALLHAQLPHTLRQLDLPALGELYRGKVRDNYSRGDQIVMVTTDRISAFDHVLGTIPFKGEVLSRLTAFWFDKVKDIAPIHLLAAPDPSVMVVRRAKALPVEVIIRGYITGSLWRDYQAGKAGDYGIDWPKDLKKDQRFAAPILTPSTKAEYGQHDLPISEKAIVEQGLVPAAVWQEATAIARRLFARGQEWAASRGLILVDTKYEMGIADGKLVVIDEIHTPDSSRYWVADGYEQRFAAGRDQDMLDKENVRQWLIKEHGFSGHGTPPALTDEVRVMLARKYIDVFERLTGETFTSAVGSVAARIEQNLKAKGYL; from the coding sequence ATGATCCCCGACGCCCTCCTGCACGCCCAGCTGCCGCACACCCTCCGCCAGCTCGACCTGCCCGCCCTCGGCGAGCTCTACCGAGGCAAGGTCCGCGACAACTACTCGCGCGGTGACCAGATCGTGATGGTCACCACCGACCGCATCAGCGCCTTCGACCACGTGCTCGGCACCATCCCGTTCAAGGGCGAGGTGCTGTCGCGGCTGACCGCCTTCTGGTTCGACAAGGTGAAGGACATCGCGCCCATCCACCTCCTGGCCGCGCCCGACCCGAGCGTGATGGTGGTGCGGCGGGCCAAGGCGCTGCCGGTGGAGGTGATCATCCGCGGCTACATCACCGGGTCCCTGTGGCGGGACTACCAGGCCGGCAAGGCGGGGGACTACGGCATCGACTGGCCGAAGGACCTGAAGAAGGACCAGAGGTTCGCGGCGCCCATCCTCACCCCCTCCACCAAGGCCGAGTACGGCCAGCACGACCTGCCCATCTCCGAGAAGGCCATCGTGGAGCAGGGGCTGGTGCCGGCCGCGGTCTGGCAGGAGGCCACCGCCATCGCCCGGCGGCTCTTCGCCCGCGGGCAGGAGTGGGCGGCCTCGCGCGGGCTCATCCTGGTCGACACCAAGTACGAGATGGGGATCGCCGACGGCAAGCTGGTGGTCATCGACGAGATCCACACGCCGGACAGCTCGCGCTACTGGGTGGCCGACGGCTACGAGCAGCGGTTCGCCGCCGGTCGGGATCAGGACATGCTGGACAAGGAGAACGTCCGGCAGTGGCTCATCAAGGAGCACGGCTTCTCCGGCCACGGCACGCCCCCGGCGCTCACCGACGAGGTGCGGGTGATGCTGGCCCGGAAGTACATCGACGTCTTCGAGCGGCTCACCGGCGAGACCTTCACCTCGGCGGTGGGGTCGGTGGCGGCGCGCATCGAGCAGAACCTGAAGGCCAAGGGCTACCTGTAG